Sequence from the Nitrospirota bacterium genome:
CATCTTGATTCGCTCCCACTCCGCATCGGGCCCCCGTCCGAGGCATCTGATTTTTTTCTCTTTCCTCAAATCGGCAAGAGCCCGCTGGAGGGTCGGATAGCTTACTCCGGGACAAACACGCCGCAAGTCTCCTATGGTAAAATGCTGCGGCAGGCTCTCTACGGCTCGCACCACCATTTCCCTTTTAGCGCCTCGTGCGGATGTAATTGTTCCCACCCTTGTTTCAAACTCTTTATAGGCGGCTGTCAACATGCCTACGAAGTAATTCCACCAGGGACGCAGACCGTGTTTGGCATCGTGCCATCCCTGAGAGCTTTTATAAAGCGATTCGTAGTAAGTTTCCTTGCTCTCCTCCACTATCCGCTCCAGACCTATGTAGCGGCCGACCTCATATCCGCTTTGATAAAGTAGCAGCAGCGTCAACAGCCGTCCAATCCTGCCGTTGCCGTCCATAAAGGGGTGAATGCACTCAAAATCAAGGATGAATGTTGCTACAGAAAGAAGAGGGTCAATTTTCCCCTCTGCTGTTGAGTTATTGAATGACTTGATAAGACTATCCATGAACTTGGGTGTGGCAATAGCTGAAACAGGCTGAAAGCGGACAAACTGCTTGCCGTCAGGCCGGACTTCCAAAATTGAATTATCCATGGTCTTCCACTTCCCGCCTTTTTCTTTTGTATAACGATACAGGGTTTTATG
This genomic interval carries:
- a CDS encoding Fic family protein; its protein translation is MRSFEYNYFLETPISHQFLTAIRTIGEFKGRQMLYAEQSPEVLETLRRVAMVQSAESSNRIEGVTVAPGRIDALVLKKTPPMDRSEQEVAGYRDVLTSIHANHSKMRLSADTILNWHKTLYRYTKEKGGKWKTMDNSILEVRPDGKQFVRFQPVSAIATPKFMDSLIKSFNNSTAEGKIDPLLSVATFILDFECIHPFMDGNGRIGRLLTLLLLYQSGYEVGRYIGLERIVEESKETYYESLYKSSQGWHDAKHGLRPWWNYFVGMLTAAYKEFETRVGTITSARGAKREMVVRAVESLPQHFTIGDLRRVCPGVSYPTLQRALADLRKEKKIRCLGRGPDAEWERIKM